One Fibrobacterota bacterium DNA window includes the following coding sequences:
- a CDS encoding ABC transporter ATP-binding protein — protein sequence MTTGAEIPHPLMEVSGLRVVFGHGKNRVEAVKGVDLSLGRNRTLGLVGESGSGKTTVGRAVIRLAKPAAGSIRFAGTELTSLGDSAFRPYRKKIQMIFQDPYSSLDPRLSIRATLREALELGHPGESADWEGILEEKMLLVGLAPEYLSRYPHEFSGGQRQRIGIARALCVEPEFLICDEPVSSLDVSIQAQILNLLMDLQERLGLSYLFISHDLRVVKHIAHEVAVMQRGEIVERKETEALYRAPEHPYTRALLDAIPGRSAS from the coding sequence ATGACCACGGGCGCGGAAATCCCCCATCCCTTGATGGAGGTCTCAGGGCTGCGGGTGGTTTTCGGGCACGGGAAAAACCGGGTCGAGGCCGTAAAGGGCGTGGACCTTAGCCTGGGGCGCAATCGCACCTTGGGACTGGTAGGGGAGAGCGGGAGCGGCAAGACCACGGTGGGCCGCGCCGTCATCCGCTTGGCCAAACCCGCCGCCGGGTCCATCCGTTTCGCGGGAACCGAGCTTACCTCCCTGGGCGATTCGGCTTTCCGTCCCTACCGCAAGAAAATCCAGATGATCTTCCAGGATCCCTATAGCTCATTGGATCCCCGCCTGTCCATCCGGGCGACCTTGCGCGAAGCCTTGGAATTGGGGCACCCGGGCGAAAGCGCGGATTGGGAAGGCATCCTCGAGGAAAAGATGCTGCTGGTGGGCCTGGCCCCGGAGTATCTCAGCCGTTACCCCCACGAATTCTCGGGAGGCCAGCGCCAGCGCATCGGGATCGCCCGGGCCCTTTGCGTCGAGCCCGAGTTCCTCATTTGCGACGAACCCGTTTCCTCCCTGGACGTTTCCATCCAGGCGCAGATCCTGAACCTGTTGATGGATTTGCAGGAACGCCTGGGGCTCTCTTACCTGTTCATCTCCCATGATTTGCGGGTCGTGAAGCATATCGCCCACGAGGTGGCGGTGATGCAGCGCGGCGAAATCGTGGAACGTAAGGAGACGGAGGCGCTTTACCGCGCTCCGGAGCATCCTTATACCCGCGCATTGCTCGACGCCATACCCGGAAGAAGCGCCAGCTGA
- a CDS encoding insulinase family protein has protein sequence MNRFAALVPFIACAAWAAAPVDSSKAHASGPKQAAVEAKQALAHPGNAVATAAKATGQAVKTAAVQTKEMVKTATAKVTGAMSSSGIPDHYSKIVFPEFTYQPPHPKDHRVVLDRGVVAYLVPDSTLALIQMQILFGHPDLPKQPADVAPLGLYSAMLKSGGTARLKPEQLEDSLEFVAASVGAGIGRYQAELSLDALKKDAYALFDLLPEVALRPGLDPEVFKVQKRAYLENLKHRYDTPNGVMGVAYEHVMFGPNAINWLANAKEVEAVTTAKLKTWIGSGYSTKGMVIGVSGQFDRQEMIAQLNKLIAKFPPDYKGGTDSLPPFPGPQAPGVYVIDKPFTQATIRLGAPGVKRPDPDYYRLIVASYIFGDGGFTSRLMEKVRSNEGLAYGIDSDVGSDYYRKSTVNVSLQTKVETAAYAVKLVLSEMKRMAKDGVTDEELQRAKDGLIKSLPATFDTPAATAHIFAQGEIWHRSPDHFTEYIKTISGMNKAEVETAFRKYFDPDSMRIIVVGNKAELMKTDERNQAALSHFGPVHEMTIADIEARK, from the coding sequence ATGAACCGCTTCGCCGCACTAGTGCCTTTCATCGCCTGCGCCGCATGGGCCGCCGCCCCTGTGGATTCTTCCAAGGCCCACGCTTCGGGGCCTAAGCAGGCCGCCGTCGAGGCGAAGCAGGCGCTCGCCCATCCCGGTAACGCCGTCGCTACGGCCGCCAAGGCTACCGGCCAGGCGGTCAAGACCGCCGCCGTCCAGACAAAGGAAATGGTCAAGACGGCTACAGCCAAGGTGACGGGCGCCATGTCCTCCTCCGGCATTCCCGATCATTACTCGAAAATCGTCTTTCCCGAGTTCACCTACCAACCGCCGCATCCCAAGGATCATCGCGTGGTCCTGGATCGCGGAGTGGTAGCCTACCTGGTCCCGGACAGCACCCTGGCCTTGATCCAGATGCAAATCCTGTTCGGCCACCCCGATCTCCCCAAGCAGCCCGCCGACGTGGCCCCCTTGGGACTCTATTCCGCCATGCTCAAATCGGGCGGCACTGCCCGCCTCAAGCCCGAACAACTGGAAGACAGCCTGGAGTTCGTGGCCGCATCCGTGGGGGCCGGTATCGGCCGTTATCAGGCCGAACTCTCCCTGGACGCCCTCAAGAAGGATGCTTACGCGCTATTTGATCTGCTGCCCGAGGTGGCCTTGCGGCCCGGACTCGACCCCGAGGTCTTCAAGGTGCAGAAGCGCGCCTATCTCGAGAACCTGAAGCACCGTTATGACACGCCCAACGGGGTAATGGGGGTCGCCTACGAGCACGTCATGTTCGGCCCGAACGCGATCAACTGGTTGGCCAATGCCAAAGAAGTGGAAGCCGTAACCACCGCCAAGCTCAAGACCTGGATCGGTTCGGGCTACTCGACCAAGGGCATGGTCATCGGGGTCTCGGGGCAATTCGATCGCCAGGAAATGATCGCCCAGCTCAACAAGCTCATCGCCAAGTTCCCCCCCGATTACAAGGGCGGAACCGATTCGCTTCCGCCGTTCCCGGGGCCGCAAGCCCCCGGCGTCTACGTCATCGACAAGCCTTTCACCCAGGCCACCATCCGCCTGGGCGCGCCGGGTGTGAAACGACCCGATCCGGATTACTACCGCTTGATCGTGGCCAGCTACATCTTCGGGGACGGCGGCTTCACTTCCCGGCTGATGGAGAAGGTTCGCTCCAACGAGGGCCTGGCCTACGGGATCGATAGCGACGTGGGAAGCGATTATTACCGCAAATCCACGGTGAACGTATCCTTGCAGACCAAGGTGGAAACCGCCGCTTATGCCGTGAAGTTGGTGCTCTCCGAAATGAAGCGCATGGCCAAGGACGGGGTCACGGACGAGGAATTGCAGCGCGCCAAGGACGGCCTGATCAAGAGCCTGCCCGCCACCTTCGACACGCCCGCGGCCACGGCCCATATCTTCGCCCAAGGCGAGATATGGCACCGCAGCCCCGACCATTTCACCGAGTACATCAAAACCATTTCCGGCATGAACAAGGCCGAGGTGGAAACCGCCTTCCGCAAGTATTTCGATCCCGATTCCATGCGCATCATCGTGGTGGGCAACAAGGCGGAACTGATGAAGACGGATGAGCGCAACCAGGCGGCCCTTTCGCATTTCGGGCCCGTGCACGAGATGACCATCGCGGATATCGAGGCGCGTAAGTAA
- a CDS encoding glycosyltransferase family 4 protein, which translates to MNPRRSYDVILTCNYSPWSSYCGGGQKSVHMLATAMAKQGLRVAAVYSKGRWECIKPHPETGYDVHWAGFFGIRPDISSPLRFLNGILFWLKVRSLSCSDTIIHANGDEASLLWLVPNKARFIYTNRYPEFPAFMFSRGGRAWSRFTTWIAVFLREPRFVAIALGLRRADKVTVTSEHSRDQVVRAFGLDPAAISVVPNGIDPQFLDLPLEDGAGRGVLFFGRLTRAKGADLALAAYARLPEDLKARHPLKIIGNGPIQKELETRARILGVEVSFSPWLAGRDLARAIQDSKAVCLPSREESFGNAVAETLALGQGLVSTRAGSIPEVAGPWGRLVEPDDEEALARALEAELRSAIEWPQRHRQREYVRSRYSWGRAALGYRALYHPAAASPVRVRKGRKAMAEPQPQTTERTET; encoded by the coding sequence ATGAATCCCCGGCGTAGCTACGACGTCATCCTGACTTGCAATTATTCCCCTTGGTCATCCTATTGCGGAGGCGGCCAGAAGTCGGTCCACATGCTGGCCACGGCCATGGCGAAGCAGGGGTTGCGGGTGGCTGCGGTGTATAGCAAGGGCCGGTGGGAATGCATTAAGCCGCATCCCGAGACGGGGTACGACGTGCATTGGGCGGGTTTCTTCGGCATCCGGCCCGATATTTCTTCGCCGCTGCGCTTTCTGAACGGGATCCTGTTCTGGCTCAAGGTTCGCTCGCTGTCCTGTTCCGATACCATAATCCACGCCAACGGGGACGAGGCCAGCCTGTTGTGGCTGGTCCCGAACAAGGCCCGCTTCATCTACACCAACCGCTATCCGGAGTTCCCCGCCTTCATGTTTTCCCGGGGCGGGCGCGCCTGGTCGCGTTTCACGACCTGGATCGCCGTCTTTCTCCGGGAACCCCGATTCGTGGCCATCGCCTTAGGGTTGCGCCGGGCCGACAAGGTCACGGTCACCAGCGAGCATTCCCGCGACCAGGTGGTCCGAGCCTTCGGCCTCGATCCCGCGGCCATCAGCGTGGTGCCCAACGGAATCGATCCCCAATTCCTGGATTTGCCGCTGGAAGACGGCGCCGGCCGGGGAGTGCTTTTCTTCGGCCGCTTAACCCGGGCCAAGGGCGCCGACCTCGCCCTCGCGGCCTACGCGCGCCTGCCCGAGGATCTGAAGGCCCGTCATCCCCTCAAAATCATCGGCAACGGGCCCATCCAGAAGGAGCTCGAAACCAGGGCCCGCATCTTGGGCGTGGAAGTCAGCTTTTCGCCCTGGCTGGCGGGACGGGATCTGGCCAGGGCCATCCAGGATTCGAAGGCGGTTTGCCTTCCCAGCCGCGAGGAATCCTTCGGCAACGCGGTGGCCGAAACCTTGGCCTTGGGACAAGGCCTGGTGAGCACGCGCGCGGGATCGATCCCGGAAGTGGCCGGGCCCTGGGGCCGGCTGGTCGAACCCGATGATGAGGAAGCGCTGGCGCGGGCCCTGGAAGCCGAATTGCGCAGCGCCATCGAATGGCCGCAACGGCATCGCCAGCGGGAATACGTGCGCTCGCGGTATAGCTGGGGTCGCGCAGCCTTAGGCTATCGGGCGCTGTACCATCCGGCCGCGGCGTCTCCCGTTCGCGTCCGCAAGGGCCGCAAAGCGATGGCCGAGCCGCAACCGCAAACCACGGAAAGAACCGAGACATGA
- the fabF gene encoding beta-ketoacyl-ACP synthase II, translating into MSRRVVITGLGTVNPLALSVDEYWRRLALGESGIGMVNRFPNETMSSRIGGQVRDFEWMPYFKDQKMARRLDRAIIYAHVASHQAMADSGLEGKFDPERAGAIIATGMGGVSTFESDTKVMVERGHKRVSPFFIPMILPNTVAAYFAIENNLQGPNYTILSACASSNHSMGEAYEIIKRGAADIMFTGGSEASMIEVIYAGFANMKALSTRNEDPKTASRPWDKGRDGFVMGEGSAVLVLEELEHAKKRGAKIYGEFAGYGMGCDAHHITAPCEDGAGGYRAMRNALQSAGMNPSDIDLVNAHGTSTPRGDAGETLAIKRALGDHARKVMVHSTKSMIGHLLGAAGAAEAVAGLMAFNRNVVHPTINQFESDPECDLDYVPNQAREEPIKTFLSNSFGFGGHNATLIFKKFQ; encoded by the coding sequence ATGTCGAGACGCGTGGTGATCACCGGCCTGGGAACCGTCAATCCCCTGGCCTTGAGCGTGGACGAGTATTGGCGGCGGCTGGCCCTCGGCGAATCCGGGATCGGGATGGTGAACCGCTTCCCGAACGAAACGATGTCGAGCCGCATCGGCGGGCAGGTGCGGGACTTCGAATGGATGCCTTACTTCAAGGACCAGAAGATGGCCAGGCGCCTGGACCGGGCCATCATTTACGCCCACGTGGCGTCCCACCAGGCCATGGCCGATTCGGGACTCGAAGGCAAATTCGATCCCGAGCGGGCCGGGGCCATCATCGCCACCGGCATGGGAGGCGTCTCCACATTCGAGTCCGATACCAAGGTGATGGTGGAGCGGGGCCATAAGCGCGTATCCCCTTTCTTCATCCCCATGATCCTGCCCAATACGGTGGCCGCCTACTTCGCCATCGAGAACAACCTGCAGGGCCCCAATTACACCATCCTGTCGGCCTGCGCCAGCTCCAACCACAGCATGGGCGAGGCTTACGAAATCATCAAGCGCGGCGCCGCCGACATCATGTTCACCGGGGGATCCGAAGCCTCCATGATCGAAGTGATCTACGCCGGCTTCGCCAACATGAAGGCCCTTTCCACCCGTAACGAGGATCCCAAGACCGCCTCGCGTCCTTGGGACAAGGGTCGCGACGGCTTCGTGATGGGGGAAGGCTCCGCCGTACTGGTACTCGAAGAGCTCGAACACGCCAAGAAGCGCGGCGCCAAGATCTATGGCGAGTTCGCCGGTTACGGGATGGGCTGCGACGCGCATCATATCACCGCGCCTTGCGAGGACGGGGCCGGCGGATACCGCGCCATGCGTAACGCCTTGCAATCGGCGGGCATGAATCCTTCCGACATCGATCTCGTGAACGCCCACGGCACTTCGACGCCGCGCGGGGATGCGGGCGAGACGTTGGCGATCAAGCGCGCCCTGGGTGACCATGCCCGCAAGGTGATGGTGCATTCCACCAAATCCATGATCGGGCACTTGCTGGGCGCGGCCGGCGCGGCCGAGGCGGTGGCGGGCCTCATGGCGTTCAACCGCAACGTGGTGCATCCTACCATCAATCAGTTCGAATCCGATCCGGAATGCGATCTGGATTACGTCCCTAACCAGGCGCGCGAGGAGCCCATCAAGACCTTCCTCTCGAATTCTTTCGGGTTCGGCGGTCACAACGCCACCCTTATTTTCAAGAAATTCCAGTAA
- a CDS encoding DEAD/DEAH box helicase — protein sequence MTILLEVAHPMYAEARDKIAPFTELLKSPEHMHTYGISHLSLWNAASSGHSAKEVLDTLRAYSRFDLPHNLIFEVETFMERYGQVRILREDGRMILETLDPALLTEIRNHRQTAPLIDSVLDDRRVTLFPHTRGAVKMALTNIGFPAEDLAGYVTGAPLEVDVREKTLEGKPLNLRQYQNDAVQVFHAGGSDKGGSGVIVLPCGAGKTLVGLATMAKVRCHTLILTTNVTAARQWIREILDKTTLKADQVAEYTGDSKKLAPVTVATYQIITYRKRQSEDFPHFEIFSKNNWGLIIYDEVHLLPAPVFRISADMQATRRLGLTATLIREDGRQKDVFSLIGPKKFEVPWKVLESQGWIATATCTEIRVGLRPDEKMSYAMADLRKKMAIAACNPEKFKVVKELLVKHNHDRVLIIGQYLDQLDSLAAAVKVPLITGATPNSEREVLYKEFRDGRIETLMVSKVGNFAVDIPDANVLIQISGTFGSRQEEAQRLGRVLRPKANGSLAHFYTIITKDTKEQEFGMNRQLFLTEQGYSYAIVDWNRSMLEEKQI from the coding sequence ATGACTATCCTGCTGGAAGTCGCCCATCCGATGTACGCCGAGGCCCGCGACAAGATCGCCCCCTTCACCGAGCTCCTCAAGAGCCCGGAACATATGCATACCTACGGCATATCGCACTTGTCCCTTTGGAACGCCGCTTCGTCCGGGCATAGCGCCAAGGAGGTCCTCGACACCTTGCGGGCCTATTCCCGTTTCGATCTGCCGCACAACCTCATCTTCGAGGTCGAAACCTTCATGGAGCGGTACGGCCAGGTGCGCATCCTCCGCGAGGACGGCCGCATGATCCTGGAGACGCTGGATCCGGCCTTGCTTACCGAGATCCGCAACCATCGGCAGACGGCGCCCCTTATCGATTCCGTTCTCGATGATCGTCGCGTGACCCTTTTCCCGCATACGCGCGGGGCGGTCAAGATGGCGTTAACCAACATCGGATTCCCGGCGGAGGATCTCGCGGGTTACGTTACCGGCGCGCCTCTGGAGGTGGACGTCCGCGAGAAGACATTGGAAGGCAAGCCGCTGAACCTCCGCCAGTACCAGAACGATGCGGTCCAGGTCTTCCACGCGGGCGGAAGCGACAAGGGCGGCTCCGGCGTGATCGTGCTCCCCTGCGGCGCGGGCAAGACCCTGGTGGGGTTGGCGACCATGGCCAAGGTGCGCTGCCATACCCTTATCCTCACGACCAACGTGACCGCCGCGCGGCAATGGATCCGCGAAATCCTCGACAAGACCACGCTCAAGGCCGACCAAGTCGCCGAGTATACGGGGGACAGCAAGAAGCTGGCTCCGGTCACCGTGGCGACCTACCAGATCATCACCTACCGCAAACGGCAGAGCGAGGACTTCCCCCATTTCGAAATCTTCTCGAAGAACAATTGGGGATTGATCATTTACGATGAGGTGCATCTCCTGCCCGCGCCGGTGTTCCGCATTTCCGCGGACATGCAGGCCACGCGCCGGCTGGGCCTCACCGCCACCCTCATCCGCGAGGACGGGCGCCAGAAGGACGTATTCTCGCTCATCGGCCCCAAGAAATTCGAAGTCCCCTGGAAGGTGCTGGAATCCCAAGGTTGGATCGCCACCGCCACCTGCACCGAGATCCGCGTGGGATTGCGCCCCGACGAGAAGATGTCGTACGCTATGGCGGATTTGCGCAAGAAGATGGCGATCGCGGCTTGTAATCCAGAGAAGTTCAAGGTGGTGAAGGAACTGCTCGTAAAGCACAACCACGATCGCGTTCTCATCATCGGGCAATACCTGGATCAATTGGATTCCCTCGCCGCGGCCGTCAAGGTGCCGCTTATCACCGGCGCCACGCCGAATTCCGAGCGCGAGGTCCTTTACAAGGAATTCCGAGATGGCAGGATCGAGACCTTGATGGTCTCCAAGGTCGGGAATTTCGCCGTGGACATCCCCGATGCGAACGTCCTGATCCAGATCTCCGGGACCTTCGGCAGCCGGCAAGAAGAGGCCCAGCGCCTGGGCCGCGTGCTGCGCCCCAAAGCCAACGGATCCCTGGCGCACTTCTATACCATCATCACCAAAGACACCAAGGAACAGGAGTTCGGGATGAACCGGCAACTGTTCCTCACAGAGCAAGGCTATTCCTATGCCATCGTGGATTGGAATCGCTCCATGCTGGAGGAGAAACAGATATGA
- a CDS encoding insulinase family protein, with amino-acid sequence MKGRMRVWISIGALALAAFAPARAAIRADYTVLDNGLKVILFQDKQAPTVACRLFYVTGSVHENFENNGIAHLLEHMLFKGTKKVGVKDPEKDAEYITAIDALMEKYRSLPPADTASRVALKRRYDSLIAEERKLMIKYELWEAYEKNGGTGLNAFTSDLMTAYFVTLPKNKIDLYLWLESDRMQNAVLREFYSERDVVMEERRMRVEDSPTGRYWESLMALFYEAHPFRLPTIGYPSNIRNLTREMADEHYRKYYKPNNAILVLVGDFDPASTLADIKKYFGGIPRGSEFPPVVVEEPQQPGAKRMTVLKNSAKPRMDILFHTPGFDHPDLYALDIVEGVLSGKSGRLYKKLVKEKKIALNAAGGNGVDKYTSNFSIEADLDGNPQPEKVEKAVWEVLTDLGQKPITERELTRAKNQVVARTQRQLLDKEELATELAFWEMRGGWDYINRFPDGVEKVTAQQVQDVCKKYFTVQNSTTGLILPEAPVPGAHGALGPTGAAGGKAKTPKAAKPKAAAAQEGGAQ; translated from the coding sequence ATGAAGGGACGCATGCGGGTTTGGATCTCGATCGGGGCGCTGGCCCTGGCGGCTTTCGCGCCTGCGCGCGCCGCCATCCGCGCCGACTATACCGTGCTCGACAACGGCCTCAAGGTCATCCTGTTCCAGGATAAGCAGGCGCCCACGGTGGCGTGCCGCTTGTTTTACGTCACCGGATCGGTGCACGAGAATTTCGAGAACAACGGCATCGCGCATCTCCTCGAGCACATGCTCTTCAAGGGCACCAAGAAGGTGGGCGTGAAGGATCCCGAAAAGGACGCCGAGTACATCACGGCCATCGATGCCTTGATGGAAAAATACCGCAGCCTGCCGCCCGCGGACACGGCCTCGCGCGTGGCTCTCAAGCGTCGTTACGACTCCCTCATCGCCGAAGAGCGCAAGCTGATGATCAAGTACGAGCTGTGGGAAGCCTACGAGAAGAACGGCGGCACCGGCCTCAACGCCTTCACCTCGGATCTGATGACGGCATATTTCGTGACCTTGCCCAAGAACAAGATCGATCTCTACTTGTGGCTGGAATCGGATCGCATGCAGAACGCGGTCTTGCGCGAGTTCTATTCGGAACGGGACGTGGTGATGGAAGAGCGCCGGATGCGCGTGGAGGATAGCCCCACCGGCCGCTATTGGGAAAGCCTGATGGCCTTGTTCTACGAAGCCCATCCCTTCCGCCTGCCCACCATCGGATATCCTTCCAACATCCGCAACCTGACCCGGGAGATGGCGGACGAGCACTATCGCAAATACTACAAGCCCAACAACGCCATCCTGGTGCTGGTGGGGGACTTCGATCCGGCATCCACCCTGGCCGATATCAAGAAATACTTCGGCGGCATCCCGCGCGGGTCGGAATTCCCGCCGGTGGTGGTGGAAGAACCCCAGCAGCCGGGCGCCAAGCGCATGACGGTACTGAAGAACTCGGCCAAGCCCCGCATGGACATCCTCTTCCACACGCCCGGTTTCGATCATCCCGATCTGTACGCCCTCGATATCGTGGAAGGCGTGCTTTCGGGGAAGAGCGGCAGGCTCTACAAGAAGTTGGTGAAGGAAAAGAAAATCGCGCTGAACGCCGCGGGCGGCAACGGCGTGGATAAGTACACGTCGAACTTCTCCATCGAGGCGGATCTGGATGGCAATCCCCAGCCGGAAAAAGTGGAAAAGGCCGTTTGGGAAGTGCTTACCGATTTGGGGCAGAAGCCCATCACGGAGCGCGAACTCACCCGGGCCAAGAACCAGGTGGTGGCCCGCACCCAACGGCAGTTGTTGGACAAGGAAGAGTTGGCCACCGAGCTCGCCTTCTGGGAAATGCGCGGCGGCTGGGACTACATCAACCGCTTCCCCGACGGCGTAGAGAAAGTGACCGCCCAGCAGGTGCAGGACGTATGCAAGAAATATTTCACCGTGCAAAACTCGACGACCGGCTTGATCCTGCCCGAAGCGCCCGTTCCCGGCGCGCATGGGGCTTTGGGTCCCACCGGCGCAGCCGGTGGGAAGGCTAAGACCCCCAAGGCGGCCAAGCCGAAAGCCGCTGCCGCCCAGGAAGGAGGCGCGCAATGA
- a CDS encoding ABC transporter ATP-binding protein, with protein sequence MLQVSDLTVAFKGERDFVPVTKGVSFDLAPGATLGIVGESGSGKSVTSLALMGLLPRRSARVTATRMAFAGKDLLALPPREMRALRGKDIAMVFQDPMTSLNPLMRCGEQIAETIRFHQGKGRGQAKLEAVALLDRMGIPDPGKRSRTYPFEMSGGMRQRVMIAIALSCRPKLLIADEPTTALDVTIQAQILRLIRELQKDFGMALMLITHDLGIVKDTVEDLLVMYAGRIVERGKAAQLLKRPSHPYTLGLLRSIPSLSGKSERLASIEGVVPKPSDTVPGCRFHPRCFMSVEACKRAEPPLVGEAGQASACIRREELLKDAA encoded by the coding sequence ATGCTGCAAGTATCCGACCTGACCGTAGCCTTCAAAGGGGAACGCGATTTCGTGCCCGTGACCAAGGGCGTATCCTTCGATCTCGCCCCGGGGGCCACCCTCGGCATCGTGGGCGAATCCGGCAGCGGCAAATCGGTTACTTCCCTGGCATTGATGGGACTGCTCCCCAGACGTAGCGCGCGTGTTACTGCTACGCGGATGGCTTTCGCGGGCAAGGACCTGCTCGCCTTGCCGCCCCGCGAGATGCGCGCCCTGCGCGGCAAGGACATCGCCATGGTTTTCCAGGATCCCATGACCTCCCTCAATCCCCTCATGCGTTGCGGGGAGCAGATCGCGGAGACCATCCGTTTCCACCAGGGGAAAGGCCGGGGCCAAGCCAAGCTGGAAGCCGTGGCCCTATTGGACCGGATGGGCATTCCCGATCCCGGGAAGCGCTCGCGCACCTATCCGTTCGAGATGAGCGGAGGCATGCGCCAGCGCGTCATGATCGCGATCGCCCTTTCCTGCCGGCCCAAGCTCCTCATCGCCGATGAACCCACCACGGCCCTGGACGTGACCATCCAAGCCCAGATCCTGCGCCTCATCCGCGAGTTGCAAAAGGACTTCGGCATGGCCCTCATGCTCATCACCCACGATCTCGGCATCGTGAAGGACACCGTGGAAGACCTGCTGGTGATGTACGCGGGCCGTATCGTCGAGCGGGGCAAGGCGGCGCAGTTGCTCAAGCGGCCATCGCATCCTTACACCCTGGGGCTGTTGCGTTCCATCCCTTCCCTCTCGGGGAAATCCGAACGCCTGGCTTCCATCGAAGGCGTGGTGCCTAAGCCCTCGGATACGGTTCCGGGCTGCCGCTTCCATCCCCGTTGCTTCATGAGCGTGGAGGCTTGCAAACGGGCGGAGCCGCCTCTCGTGGGCGAGGCCGGGCAGGCTTCGGCTTGCATCCGCCGCGAAGAACTCCTGAAGGATGCGGCATGA